Part of the Streptomyces sp. WMMC500 genome is shown below.
CGGCCTGCGGGTCGGCGCCCGCGCCGGTCCAGAATCCGAGCACGACGGCGGCGAGCGCGAGGACCGTCGGGACGAACACCCCGGCCGCGGTGTCGGCGAGCCGCTGGGCGCGCGCCTTGCCCGCCTGCGCCTCGGCGACCATGCGCGCGATACGGGCCAGGCGCGTGCCGGCCCCGACGGCCGTGGCCCGTACGACCAGCAGCCCGCCGGAGTTGACCGCGCCGCCCGGCACCTCCGCGTCCGGTCCCACCTCCACGGGCTCGCTCTCGCCGGTGACCGGCGAGAGGTCGACGGCGGAGCCGCCCTCCACCACGACGCCGTCGGTGGCGACGCGCTCGCCGGGGCGGACGAGGAAGTGCTGCCCGACCCGCAGGTCCTCGACGGCGATACGGCGTTCCGCGCCGTCCTCCCGTACGGCCACGTCCTTGACCCGCAGCCGGGCGAGACCCCGCAGCGCCGTACCGGTCGCGCGCCGGCCGCGCGCCTCCAGGAACCGGCCGGCCAGGACGAACAGCGGCACCCCGACCGCCGCCTCCAGGTAGACGTGGGCGGGGCCGTGCCCGGCGTCGGGCATCAGGGAGAAGGCCATCCGCATGCCGGGCTCGCCCGCGCCGCCGAAGAAGAGGGCGTAGGCCGACCAGGAGAAAGAGGCCGCCACGCCCAGCGAGACCAGTGTGTCCATGGTGGCCGCCGCATGCCGCAGCCCGCGCAGCGCGCGGCTGTGGAACGGCCACGACGACCAGACCGCCACGGGGGCCGCGAGGGCGAAGCACAGCCACTGCCAGTTGCGGAACTGCAGGGCCGGGACCATCGACAGCACCAGCACGGGCACCGCGAGCAGCGCCGTGACCACCAGCCGGTCACGCTCGCGTCGTACGGCATCGTCCGCGTCGCCGCCGGCCCGCGCGGGGCGCTCCTGCTCGGGCAGCGCCGCGGTGTATCCGGCCTGCCGCACCGCGTCGATCAGTTCGCCGGCGGGCATGCCGGGCGGATGCCGCACCCGCGCCCTGCCGGTGGCCAGGTTGACGGTCGCGCTCACGCCGTCGAGGCGGCCGAGCCGCTTCTCGACGCGCCGCACGCAGGCCGCACAGGTCATCCCCGCCACGGCCAGGTCGGTGGTCACCCCGGCGGTGCTCTCCGCGGGTGCGGTCATCCCCCGTGCGTCCCGTGCGAGTCGCCGGCGGGGGCGTCGCTGACGCCGGACTCAGGATCGGATCCGTGCATGTCGGGAGCGACGGGTCCCACGGCGGATCCCACGCCGTACGCGACGGCGAACACCACCGCGAGCACCAGCAGGAACCCGAAGAACCGCGGCGGCGGCAGCGCGCCCCGCACCGCCGCGACCGCACGACCGACCTGCTCGTTCACAGCCCTCCGGACCCTTCACCCTCGGAAATCCACCGGGACGGCACCGGGCCGTCCACTCAAGGAGTCGGCGCGGGCGGTCCGGAAGTTCCCGGCGCGGGGCGGGGGATGCAGACGGCGTGCGGCCCGCCTCCCCCGGGTCAGTCGGGCAGCGGCTCGGCGTAGTGCCGGAAGGCGCCGCGCTCGGTGTGGATGGCGTACAGCCGCTCGGCCAGCACCGCCGGGCTGGAGTGCTCGGCATCGGGGCTGATCGCACCGGGGATGACCAACTGGGCGGCGTGGATGTTCTCCGGGGCGAGGACCTCGTGGAGCATCGCCGCGTAGGCGCTCTCGGCGGCGAACGCCATCGAGGTGCCCGCCCGGTCCGGGTGCGGACGGACCGCGGTGCCGCCGTTGACGAACAGCAGTGTGCCGCGTCCCAGGTCCCGCATGCCGGGCAGGACGGCGTTGACGCTGGTGACCGGGCCCTTGGCGGAGAAGTCCAGCGGGGCGTCCAGGTCGGCGGCGGTGGTGTCCAGGACCGGCTTCATGAAGTCGGCGCGGGGCAGGGGGCTGTACTGCAGGACTTCGATCGCACCGAGCGTGACGGCCGCGGCGTCCAGGGCCGCGGTCAGGGCCCGGTGGTCGCGCACGTCGGCGGCGAAGCCGCGGGCGCGGACGCCGTCCCGGTCCAGTTCGGCGACCAGGCCGGCGAGGCGGTCCTGACTGCGCGAGACGAGGGCGATGTCGAAGCCTTCGCGGCCGAAGCGGCGGGCGGTCGCCAGCCCCAGACCGGAGCCGGCACCGACGAGGGCGAAAGTGGTCACGGTGAGCCTTTCACTGGAGGAGACGGGAGGAGGGCGGGGGCGGGGGCGTACGGCGGGGCGTCAGGGCCTGAGGAGGGTCTTGATGGCGCGGCGCTCGTCCATCGCCTCGTAGCCCTCGCCGACCTGGTCCAGGGGCAGGGTGAGGTCGAAGACCCTGCCCGGGTCGATCCGCCCGTCGAGGACCCGGTGCATCAGGTCGGGGAGGTAGCGGCGTACGGGGGCGGGGCCGCCGCGCAGCCCGACGTGGGTGAAGAACAGCTCCTGCCCGTCGAGGGCGACCTCGTGCGGGACCCCGACGAACCCGACGTTGCCGCCGGGGCGGGTGGAGTGCAGGGCCTGGCTCATGGACTGCGCGGTGCCCACGCACTCCAGCACACTGTCGGCGCCGATCCCGCCGGTCAGCTCCTTGATCCGCGCGGCGCCCTCGTCGCCGCGCTCGGTGACGATGTCGGTGGCACCGAACTCGCGGGCGAGCTTCTGCCGCGGTTCGTGCCGCGACATGGCGATGATCCGCTCCGCCCCGAACTCCTTGGCCGCGATCACCGCGCACAGGCCCAC
Proteins encoded:
- a CDS encoding heavy metal translocating P-type ATPase; this translates as MTAPAESTAGVTTDLAVAGMTCAACVRRVEKRLGRLDGVSATVNLATGRARVRHPPGMPAGELIDAVRQAGYTAALPEQERPARAGGDADDAVRRERDRLVVTALLAVPVLVLSMVPALQFRNWQWLCFALAAPVAVWSSWPFHSRALRGLRHAAATMDTLVSLGVAASFSWSAYALFFGGAGEPGMRMAFSLMPDAGHGPAHVYLEAAVGVPLFVLAGRFLEARGRRATGTALRGLARLRVKDVAVREDGAERRIAVEDLRVGQHFLVRPGERVATDGVVVEGGSAVDLSPVTGESEPVEVGPDAEVPGGAVNSGGLLVVRATAVGAGTRLARIARMVAEAQAGKARAQRLADTAAGVFVPTVLALAAVVLGFWTGAGADPQAAVTAGIAILVVACPCALGLATPTALMAATGRGAEAGVLVRGARALETLRHVDTVVLDKTGTLTAGRMHVVRVTALPEGLGEPAVLRLAGGVEQGSEHPVGRAVAEYARRTVPGRGLPEVRDFRATAGRGVSGCADGRAVEVRTPGETLPEPLARALAAAEAAGRTAVEVAVDGRTEAVIEVGDVLRPGGYRAVDRLRRLGVRPVLATGDREAPARAVAAELRIAEVHARCTPEDKAALVRRLQAEGRRVAVVGDGVNDAAALAGADLGIAVGSGTDVAAGAADVTLVRRDVDALADAVHLARRTRATIRANLLWAFGYNAVTVPLAAVGLLSPMPAAAAMSASSLLVVGNSLRLRTTRLPGTARRRRTPAGGPRVAGGTA
- a CDS encoding SDR family NAD(P)-dependent oxidoreductase; this translates as MTTFALVGAGSGLGLATARRFGREGFDIALVSRSQDRLAGLVAELDRDGVRARGFAADVRDHRALTAALDAAAVTLGAIEVLQYSPLPRADFMKPVLDTTAADLDAPLDFSAKGPVTSVNAVLPGMRDLGRGTLLFVNGGTAVRPHPDRAGTSMAFAAESAYAAMLHEVLAPENIHAAQLVIPGAISPDAEHSSPAVLAERLYAIHTERGAFRHYAEPLPD